One stretch of Molothrus aeneus isolate 106 chromosome 2, BPBGC_Maene_1.0, whole genome shotgun sequence DNA includes these proteins:
- the GGACT gene encoding gamma-glutamylaminecyclotransferase → MARVFVYGTLKKGQPNYKHMINTAKGLAKFQGRGHTVEKYPLVIAGKYNIPYMLNIPGTGHHIAGEIYSVDEQMLQFLDEFEGCPDMYQRTLMRIQVVEWEGKGGAGEARAAADGVLECFVYSTATFPPEWVGLPYYDSYDSSGKHGLSYVLRESRE, encoded by the coding sequence ATGGCCCGTGTCTTCGTCTACGGCACGCTCAAGAAGGGCCAGCCCAACTACAAGCACATGATCAACACGGCCAAAGGCCTGGCGAAATTCCAAGGAAGGGGCCACACGGTGGAGAAGTACCCGCTGGTGATTGCAGGGAAATACAATATTCCTTACATGCTGAACATCCCGGGGACAGGCCACCACATTGCTGGGGAGATTTACTCTGTGGATGAGCAGATGCTGCAGTTCCTGGATGAGTTCGAAGGCTGCCCAGACATGTACCAGCGCACGCTGATGAGGATCCAGGTGGTggagtgggaagggaagggcgGCGCGGGCGAGGCGCGGGCAGCGGCCGACGGCGTGCTGGAGTGCTTCGTGTACAGCACGGCCACCTTCCCTCCCGAGTGGGTCGGGCTCCCCTACTATGACAGTTACGACTCCTCGGGGAAGCACGGCCTCTCCTACGTCCTACGGGAAAGCCGGGAATAG